Part of the Mangifera indica cultivar Alphonso chromosome 4, CATAS_Mindica_2.1, whole genome shotgun sequence genome, GATGATTAGAATTATTATCGTGATGATGGCGACGATTGTGGAAAGTCCGTTCAGGGGTGAGAGAATCAAGCCCTGGCCCGTGCTCGACACGGGCCACGCGTGACCTCCTGTTGTAAAACAGCTCCGACGCGCTCGTCATGCAGCGAACGCTTCTGCGAAGGAAAGAGTGGAATGGCCTTGAAGGAAATTGAGCAGAAATTTGGAGCTATAACGAGACGGagcttttaatcttaaataCGATTTAATTAGATAGTTTGACTGATTCCTGATGCCTTTTGCTATGTTAGCttaatttgtaataaatagACTAAAACTGGACTGTTAAAGTTGCGTTCAACTTTATTTATTGCATCTTGATTACGGTTATGATTAAGAAgtataattactaaattaatataatgtttaaatgtaataaatatgcataaatattatttaaaaagccCCACAAAGGCAAAAATATAGGAACTATAAAAATGTTTGGTTAAAAAACagttttgaagtttttttttagttagaaaaaaaaaaggaattgtTTGATGAATATTATAGGAcaagataattttaaacaatatatctgtttattttaataaaattagataatttttataattttatgtaatttttctaatttaatcaaatttcaatGGATTGTACTATAGCAAAAATAATacaaggccaaagggcatatcCCCCcaaaagtatgttgtttttctaagttttattcttttaattttgaaaatctcatatatCTATCAATCactggttaaaattaacggtagtaaaggtaaaatcgttattttatctgtaatattaaaaataaactaaaatataatctctttttccttccttaaactttaaaaactaaaaattttctcccaatcgaaattttaaaaaataatagtttctctctagggtttagtttttagatTTCTGGCATCAAATTTGATGTCATTGTTGGTGGTTTCTCCCTCTTGAAGCTCCATCTCTCTCTGACGGTCTCTTTCCACCCATTTCAATGCCTTATCAGTGTCGAATAAGGCTTGAAAAACGAAAACGAAGCTGTTGTCTTTGTCTAGGAAGACCATTGTCTTCCCAATAGAAGATATTTGAGAAGACGATCATCTATCCAGAAGAAGACGATTGTCTTTCCAGATGAAGACaacatcttcatctttgtctttcaAGTCTTCTTTGACGTCGATCGAACATCCAAATGAGTGAAGAGAGACTGTTAGAGGGAGAGGAAgccgagagagagagagaggctgCTGACAATGTTGCTAGAGATGACGTTggagatctagaaactaaactTTAGGGGGagactatcattttttaaaacttaggttagagagaaacttctagtttttaaagtttaggggggaaaaaaagataaaattttaaggggttagagttgcgttaattttaactgttcataggtgggtatttgaaaatttcaaagttacaaaagaaaaacttggaaaaacaacatactttgggtagaaaatagtcctttggccataatgaaattatatgtacacattttttagtacataaattatgtgtcatcatatgattggatgattttagattaataataaaatgacatctgattacatgatgatatatcatctatatatctaattatatattgaaaaatgtgTATGCATATTATTagtatagaaaaaaatattacgaCATTTGAGGGGTTAGTGCATCTTGTTTggtgtatttatttttcacataCTAGATATTTTCTTAGCTATGTGGTTCTCTAATTTTCAAATGTcgttatattatatcttatttatgaCTATTGCAAGACGGATTAAAATGACACGTGATTGCTTTGGCCTAAGTATGGAGGACAATGTATAACCAtgcaaaataatacaataaattatgttaaaacaaaatagaaaatgattcatattcattttgatttgacatatagttgaattattaaatattcatctatgtCTTGATGGCAgatgaaataatattcatgGGTAAAATCAATGGAATGTTTTATAACATcgaagataataataataatattattatttgttacatAATCTTCAGTTAAAATAAtgtcaatttattcatttctttacatGTTATTGTTAAGGAAAACATCTCTAATTCTTGGGTTTTAAGCATATTAATCTGTAAgtgataatattatatgtaacaaGTCAATATATATGATCGGTAAACTTTCCACTCTAGTATTTATCATATGAGAGACAAtatccattttcttttataatcaatattaaagTTAAACATTTTCAAGGCGATGTAGAGGAGGGTAATGAATTTTGTCAAAATGTGCCCGACGAGTTTAATactaatttagatattaataattgatCTAGATGTTGTAGATATGCAtgtctaatttaaatttttagaaacttttaaagattaggttataaataaaaggaaaacataCCAAATTATTCAATGGTACTGatgaaatagataatatttcgataaacaaatttgagttcaaaaataCATTGAATATTAAATAGGGTGTAATTGGTGTTAACCTGAGAAAGATAGccgttaaaaataaattttatattattagagaCTTTTAATGATTGGCAAAACACCCATCTTTAaagttttcattattaaaaatattaataataaaaagaaaatagttgtgctaatataaatagtaaaagataTAAACcctcttattaaaaataataatataacaattaattttattattactatgacaatattttttgttgttagAATTAATAACTAAAGTGAGTATTATCGATGTTCTAATATTTATcagtatttaaatataatattaaaaataaatgtttttgtcattaaattatttttattagatccTACATGATGGATATTTCTGTCTTTTTTGTAATATTGCTGGTCGTAAACATAATCTCAGCCATGACTATTTATGTCGTGGTAACTTTATGTTTAGGTTATAGCTAATTCAGGTCTTATGATAAATGATATAACCAGCCTGATCGCAAAGGATGAATTGCATCAGAAAAGACAGAAAGATGGACTAACAAAAAAGTTGGTAGAAAAGACTCAGTTTTCTTGCAATGTGATCATCAGGGGTCTGGTTTCTCATCACCAatatcaccatcatcatcagtCCTGAGCCAATAGGTCTTCCCAAAAGAAGCTGCTTCTTTTGGAACATCATCCATCACCCATTCCTGGCCTTGAGGATAATATATCCCTGAACGAGGATGCGGAACCCAATTATTAGTCGATAATCTGCTCTTCTTTTCACCATCCAATGCCACTCCTGTTAAGTTCTTTTTCTCATGTGGTTGGCGACGATCTTCATCCAAAACAACAGCAAATTTGCTCGAGTGCCTACGTATTGACAGCTTTGCTCTGAGGATCCCAGCTCTTGCCACGATCTTTGCCTGCAAAAACATTGAACAAATCTCACTCTCCAACAAGATCTGCACTCTTCATGAGAACTAACTAGCATGCagtagtgtatatatatatgagggaaAAGAATCAGTCATTATTTGGGTTGGTTCAATTTATAAAGACTGAATAAATTCGATTCGAGTCTGCGTAGGATCTGGCGAAggttaagtttaaaaagaaaaagtggaggtgaacatttataatatttttgatacGTGAAAAACACAACTTTGTATGGTGTGTAACTCAGCATATTTCTGTGTTCTGTCTATCAATGGATATGAGATGAGTGCTCGTATTATTTTAAGTCGATTGGAATAtatgatttgttttttcaagtAACTGCTGAGTAGACAAGTACTCTACATGGCCAGCGCCGATTGGTGGCCAAAATATGATTCTTGCTATGGGGTTTGAGGCTTTGCGCTTAAAAAGGTGGCCCAATGCAATGCAGGTGtcccaataaaatttaaataaactaattaaatataaaaattccatGTTAAAGCAAGCAAAAACTTTTTATGCATTCTTTATCAAAGGGGCCCAGGGGGGTAATCGACCACTACTTATAATTGATTGTGCCTAGGGGTGACAATGGATTGGATTAACTCTATATCAGAATATTGAACTCATAGGTCAGGTTAGACCTTAGATCTATATAATAATCCATCTTTAATTAAGACTTAAGACTTGATTTTATATACAATGAATTAGGTTAGGtcagtttattaattttaataaaaaaatatttaattatgttatataattaacatattaagaaattaatttataattaaaaaaagataaatttatttataataaatgactTAAGTTCTTGTAATCAATTTcatcaatatgagatttaaaatatgaacttgattgaattttttatttaatttatatttatagtgtATGAAGAGAATGAGTGATTATATTCATTTAGATATGTGacttttatatttgtattttacaaaaaatctcacatttaaaagaataaaatcttttaattctttcagCTATTATAATTAAAGGTTAAACAATATGTtttaaccaaactaaaattttgattatctcATACATTTGAGATTGATCCAAAgaactcaaactcatttttttaatctaaaattttcttaaaataattttttaaattataattattaagtaattaattataatttttaaaaaattataattagtaatGGGTTGGGTCAAGTTGGTCCATGGGCCTAAACTTGGGCCCATAACAAGCTTGGAAAACCCATAGGTTGGGCCTTATTCTCGGGTTTTGGGTGAAGCCTCCATTTGACTTTGCCTAATTGATGCTTTTAGTTATGCGTAAGtctcaaatcataaaatttagcCTTCATGTTAGTTTGAtctaatattatattgtttataaattttaaaaatatcattaattatttattattatatgagttttcaaaaaattaacacgaaaaatcaaaaaaaatatttattaatgttatagggaattaaaaaatagtaataaattataataaaaaatataaatatatttattatttattattaaccttataagaatatcaaaaaattgatgagaaaaacctaaatttattaattatttattgttaacattATAGGAAAACCAAAAGATTAGTACAGAAAATTCAAAAgccataaaatatatatatatatatatatatatatatatatatatatatatatatatatatataaaattaataaatcttaaaagTCTGCAGGCTTGCCCCTTAAAGGTTCAGTATGACACAATCTACTGTAGTATGGGTAGAGCTACAGACTTTTATTATTTGATGGGTTGACTTGCAATGTAATGACACTTGACCCCGTAGTTTGATAGGTTAAAGTGTGGTTAACCTAGACCAACCcgttaacatatatatattctttattgttaaaaaaataccTAAAACGAGTAttaactatcaatttttttaatattgcgattgaattttgtttttcaattaaagatacAAAGCTTTTTGATTTTCTAATTGaatatctcaaaattttattatcttttataccTTTTCTCATAATTAAGCACTTAATCAGCCACCCGTGGGAGGAAGAAATGGGCAGAAAGTCAAGAGGTATCTTCTTACTaattttcactttctttttatcTATCTGGGTCGTATTGTTTTACTTGTCTATGAATGTATCAGAGGTTGATTTGTAAAGCATAGCTGTAAGCTTATAATCCTGTTTTGTCTGAGCTTATTTTTGGCTTTTAGGAACCCAGCTTGAATCCAACAGGAAAGCAATACATGAACATCCAGGTAGTTTCTTTGCATGCTTTTGCTTCACCATGTTTCGCTGTTGTTGG contains:
- the LOC123215143 gene encoding uncharacterized protein LOC123215143, with protein sequence MFLQAKIVARAGILRAKLSIRRHSSKFAVVLDEDRRQPHEKKNLTGVALDGEKKSRLSTNNWVPHPRSGIYYPQGQEWVMDDVPKEAASFGKTYWLRTDDDGDIGDEKPDP